From the Streptomyces pluripotens genome, one window contains:
- a CDS encoding GNAT family N-acetyltransferase: MTEIQQAPVHALLTDGTTVRIRQASPGDHDAVLQLYEAMSPENLRLRFFSLSPVSAGQAAARATAPGRPEHRTLIAEQDGRLVGLAEYDGPSGSATVDMALAVADDWHHRGVATLLLEHLADAARSAGITAFTADALAENHEVLKVFHDLGLHVTRRFDGPEVRCVVELTEDENYLRAVETRGSLAEVASLRPVLRPGSVAVIGAGRKPGSVGRAVLRNIRSGGFTGRLFAVHPEASTLCEVHAYPSVAALPHVPDLAVVAVPAAAVPGVAEECGTAGVRALLVVSAGLDSHQSAALREACHRHGMRLVGPNCLGLANTEENVRLDATFAARHPGPGTAGVAVQSGGVGIALLDGLARLGIGVSSFVSLGDKYDTSGNDLLQWWESDGRTDLALLHLESFGNPRAFSRTARRVARRMPVLTVDAGRSEAGRRAAASHTAAAATPTMTRQALFTQAGVTATRTIGELLDTAALLHAQPLPTGTRVAVVSNAGGVGVLAADACTEAGLNVPTLGTDLTDELLDLLPQGASATNPVDVTAAAGEEQLRACVARLARHRAVDAVLVALVPTAVAAATGDDLVRALTEPHGPLAGPVLAVLPAQAARVELLKAEGGTTLPAYAVAEDAARALSHAAARAAWLSRPPGTMPELSGVDAQEAGRIVASYLEENPEGGWPDPQTTGALLDCYGIPQLPWAWARDEDEAVTAAERLAGPDGQVVMKAYWPGLLHKSEQHAVHLDLRGPAQVRAAHRDLVTRFGDLLTGVVVQPLADRGTELFAGVVQDDVFGPLVVFGLGGTATELLADHAGRLAPLSDRDVHDLITSPRCAPLLFGYRGAPAADLPALEQLLHRLSRLACDLPQLAEADLNPVLAGPHGVHALDVRIRLVPRHTNDPYLRRLR; encoded by the coding sequence ATGACCGAGATCCAGCAAGCGCCCGTGCACGCCCTGCTGACGGACGGCACCACCGTCCGGATCCGGCAGGCGAGCCCTGGGGACCACGACGCTGTGCTGCAGTTGTACGAGGCCATGTCCCCGGAGAATCTGCGGCTGCGGTTCTTCAGCCTCAGCCCGGTCTCCGCCGGGCAGGCCGCCGCCCGCGCCACGGCACCCGGCCGGCCGGAGCACCGCACCCTGATCGCGGAGCAGGACGGCCGTCTGGTGGGGCTGGCCGAGTACGACGGCCCGTCCGGGTCGGCCACGGTCGACATGGCGCTTGCCGTCGCCGACGACTGGCACCACCGGGGCGTGGCGACACTGTTGCTGGAACACCTCGCGGACGCCGCCCGCTCGGCGGGCATCACCGCCTTCACCGCCGACGCCCTCGCCGAGAACCACGAGGTTCTCAAGGTCTTCCACGATCTCGGGCTGCACGTCACACGCCGCTTCGACGGACCCGAAGTGCGTTGCGTCGTTGAACTCACCGAGGACGAGAACTACCTGCGCGCCGTGGAGACCCGGGGTAGCCTCGCCGAGGTCGCGAGCCTGCGGCCGGTGCTGCGGCCCGGGTCGGTGGCGGTGATCGGCGCCGGCCGCAAACCCGGCTCCGTGGGCCGGGCCGTTCTGCGCAACATCCGCTCCGGCGGCTTCACGGGCCGGCTCTTCGCCGTGCACCCGGAGGCGAGCACGCTGTGCGAGGTGCACGCCTACCCGTCCGTCGCCGCGCTGCCGCACGTGCCCGACCTGGCAGTGGTCGCCGTGCCGGCCGCCGCCGTGCCCGGGGTGGCCGAGGAGTGCGGCACAGCGGGTGTCCGCGCCCTGTTGGTCGTCTCCGCCGGGCTCGACTCGCACCAGTCGGCCGCCCTGAGGGAGGCGTGCCACCGCCATGGGATGCGGCTCGTGGGGCCCAACTGCCTGGGCCTGGCCAACACAGAAGAGAACGTACGGCTGGACGCGACCTTCGCCGCCCGGCACCCGGGACCCGGCACCGCGGGGGTGGCCGTGCAGTCCGGCGGCGTCGGCATCGCCCTGCTCGACGGACTGGCGCGGCTCGGCATCGGCGTGTCCAGCTTCGTCTCACTGGGCGACAAGTACGACACCAGCGGAAACGACCTGCTCCAGTGGTGGGAGTCCGACGGCCGCACCGACTTGGCGCTGCTGCACCTGGAGTCCTTCGGCAATCCGCGGGCCTTCTCCCGCACCGCTCGTCGGGTAGCCCGCCGAATGCCGGTGCTGACCGTGGACGCCGGACGCTCCGAAGCCGGACGGCGAGCCGCCGCCTCACACACCGCCGCAGCCGCCACACCCACCATGACCCGGCAGGCGCTGTTCACCCAGGCCGGCGTCACCGCCACTCGCACCATCGGCGAACTCCTGGACACGGCAGCCCTGTTGCACGCGCAGCCGTTGCCGACGGGCACCCGGGTCGCGGTCGTCAGCAACGCGGGCGGGGTGGGCGTCCTGGCTGCCGACGCCTGCACGGAAGCCGGGCTGAACGTACCGACGCTCGGAACGGACCTGACGGACGAACTACTCGACCTGTTGCCTCAGGGAGCCTCCGCCACCAATCCCGTGGACGTCACGGCCGCGGCTGGGGAAGAACAGCTGCGGGCCTGTGTGGCGCGCCTGGCCCGGCACAGGGCGGTGGACGCCGTCCTGGTGGCCCTGGTGCCGACCGCGGTGGCCGCGGCCACCGGGGATGACCTGGTCCGCGCGCTGACGGAGCCCCACGGTCCGCTCGCCGGCCCGGTCCTCGCCGTGCTGCCCGCCCAGGCCGCTCGGGTCGAACTGCTCAAGGCAGAAGGCGGCACGACGCTGCCCGCCTACGCCGTCGCCGAGGACGCCGCGCGCGCTCTGTCCCATGCCGCCGCGCGGGCCGCGTGGCTCTCCCGGCCGCCGGGCACCATGCCGGAGCTGAGCGGGGTGGACGCCCAGGAGGCCGGGCGGATCGTCGCGTCCTATCTGGAGGAGAACCCGGAGGGCGGCTGGCCAGACCCGCAGACCACGGGTGCGCTCCTCGACTGCTACGGCATCCCGCAGTTGCCCTGGGCGTGGGCCCGCGACGAGGACGAGGCGGTCACGGCCGCCGAAAGGCTGGCGGGCCCCGACGGACAAGTCGTGATGAAGGCGTACTGGCCGGGCCTGCTGCACAAGAGCGAACAGCACGCGGTCCATCTCGACCTGCGCGGTCCGGCACAGGTCAGGGCCGCCCACCGGGACCTGGTCACCCGTTTCGGCGATCTGCTGACCGGCGTGGTGGTGCAGCCGCTCGCCGACCGCGGCACCGAGTTGTTCGCCGGAGTGGTGCAGGACGACGTGTTCGGCCCGCTGGTGGTCTTCGGTCTCGGCGGTACGGCCACCGAACTGCTCGCCGACCATGCCGGACGGCTCGCCCCGCTCAGCGACCGGGACGTGCACGACCTGATCACGTCCCCCCGGTGCGCCCCGTTGCTGTTCGGCTACCGCGGCGCACCCGCCGCGGATCTTCCGGCCCTCGAGCAACTACTGCACCGGTTGTCACGGCTGGCCTGCGACCTGCCCCAGCTCGCGGAGGCCGATCTCAACCCGGTGCTCGCCGGACCGCACGGAGTGCACGCCTTGGATGTCCGCATCCGGCTCGTACCCCGGCACACCAACGACCCGTATCTGCGCCGCCTGCGCTGA
- a CDS encoding Acg family FMN-binding oxidoreductase, whose product MSSTTLDTSALEKLLAAAVAAPSMHNTQPWRFRLDAGSSTVEIRAVPERSLPQEDPYGRAVHIAAGAALLNLRVAAGRLGWTPVSRLLPDPRDPTLLVAVRLQGRGGPRDAREADLYDAIPRRHSSRMPFTERAVPLAVLAELADAGHAEGARLTVAGEDETARLLRLSGLAEHRNHTDPDRAAESRRWTGGEGGRDTGIPARAFGPRDAGEHVPVRDFCALRQPDRLPSLPFERHPMLVALSTTHDHRADWLRAGQALERVLLLATVHGLRTSLLHQALEWPDLRSLLRAPDAPYGHVQMIVRLGYGPEGPATPRRTPHLFLATADDDGLP is encoded by the coding sequence ATGTCTTCCACGACTCTGGACACATCGGCCCTGGAGAAACTGCTCGCGGCGGCCGTGGCAGCCCCGTCGATGCACAACACCCAGCCGTGGCGCTTCCGTCTGGACGCCGGTTCCTCGACCGTGGAGATCCGGGCCGTGCCCGAACGCTCGCTGCCCCAGGAGGACCCGTACGGCCGGGCGGTGCACATCGCGGCGGGCGCAGCGCTGCTGAACCTGCGTGTCGCGGCGGGCCGGCTCGGCTGGACACCGGTCTCCCGGCTGCTGCCCGACCCTCGCGACCCGACCCTGCTGGTCGCCGTGCGTCTGCAGGGCCGGGGCGGGCCACGGGATGCCCGTGAGGCCGACCTTTACGACGCCATCCCCCGCCGGCACAGCAGCCGGATGCCCTTCACGGAGCGGGCGGTGCCCCTTGCCGTCCTGGCCGAACTCGCCGACGCCGGTCACGCCGAAGGCGCCCGGCTCACGGTGGCTGGCGAGGACGAGACGGCCCGCCTCCTGCGGCTGAGCGGGCTCGCCGAACACCGCAACCACACGGATCCCGACCGCGCCGCCGAGAGCCGCCGCTGGACCGGCGGCGAAGGCGGCCGGGACACCGGCATCCCTGCACGGGCCTTCGGTCCGCGGGACGCCGGCGAACACGTGCCGGTACGTGACTTCTGCGCGCTGCGCCAGCCGGACCGGCTACCGTCGCTGCCCTTCGAACGCCACCCCATGTTGGTGGCGCTCAGCACCACCCACGACCACCGCGCCGACTGGCTTCGTGCCGGGCAGGCACTCGAACGTGTTCTCCTGCTGGCGACGGTGCACGGCCTACGGACCTCATTGCTGCATCAGGCGCTGGAATGGCCCGACCTGCGCAGTCTCCTGCGGGCGCCGGATGCTCCCTACGGCCACGTGCAGATGATCGTCCGCCTGGGGTACGGGCCCGAGGGGCCCGCGACACCGCGCCGCACACCGCACCTCTTCCTGGCGACCGCGGACGACGACGGACTTCCCTAA
- a CDS encoding CBS domain-containing protein translates to MTNCTVGEVMTSEVVQARRTTPFKEVVRLLDLHRISGLPVVDQDDKVLGVVSGTDLVREQAAHADRPPAPARTAEDVMSTPAITVHPEQPVADAARLMERRGIERLPVVDEEDRLIGIATRRDLLRVFLRTDGDLRREVTDGIVAGELGLSPGAVAVSVRDGVVTLRGRVELRSDVPRLIHSAWRLEGVIGVVSFLSYRLDDCAPPAASQGVRS, encoded by the coding sequence GTGACCAACTGCACCGTTGGCGAGGTGATGACCAGCGAGGTCGTTCAGGCCCGCCGGACAACACCGTTCAAGGAAGTGGTCCGGCTGCTGGACCTCCACAGGATCAGCGGCCTGCCGGTCGTCGACCAGGACGACAAAGTGCTCGGCGTGGTTTCGGGCACTGATCTGGTGCGGGAACAGGCCGCCCACGCCGATCGGCCCCCGGCGCCCGCCCGCACGGCGGAGGATGTGATGTCGACCCCTGCGATCACCGTGCACCCCGAACAGCCCGTCGCGGACGCGGCCCGGCTGATGGAACGGCGCGGCATCGAGCGGCTGCCCGTGGTGGACGAGGAGGACCGCCTCATCGGCATCGCGACCCGGCGTGACCTGCTGCGAGTCTTCCTGCGTACGGACGGTGACCTCCGGCGCGAGGTGACCGATGGCATCGTGGCAGGTGAGCTGGGCCTCTCCCCCGGCGCCGTCGCCGTCTCGGTCCGGGACGGCGTCGTCACTCTGCGGGGGCGCGTGGAGCTGCGCAGCGACGTGCCCCGCCTGATCCACTCGGCGTGGCGGCTCGAAGGCGTCATCGGGGTGGTCAGCTTCCTGAGCTACCGTCTGGACGACTGCGCACCACCGGCGGCGTCCCAGGGCGTCCGGTCCTGA
- a CDS encoding LuxR C-terminal-related transcriptional regulator, with protein MAVLDDNGPDPTAERADPRGDPFLWTEFAIPDLPASFVRRDRLVRHLDEALHTPLTVVDGAAGAGKTLLVADWASACEGSVAWLTAQVTVKGCGTFWAYLLQALRRAGVALSTGIGKPTEADRVDEGLLTRLAAELSRRDRPVILVIDEYDRVTGPEIADQLEFLLRHTAQGMRLVLVTRTEPLLSLHRHRAAGAITEIRNSELAFTTREAADLLERHGLSLPADEVSALVERTRGWAAGLRLSALAARTETDPRRYLKEFEVDRSTIADFLLAEVLRRQSAETQDLLLRISILDRFCAALADELTGRCDAELLLADLHRENAFIEHLGHGWFRLHPLFREILRAHLRVRSPGLEAELHRRAAHWMRPTGPLAETLDHAAAADDWECATGALIGDLAIGELFTGLHAGTLSELFSRMGPEPRSPATHLVRAARELHQCHVERGLARLEEAGRALAGDVLDDADPEPAATRLTQAFLEALAARLTGSPGRAETAAQAVEELRHEVPGRLLDEHPELTALLSAHLGSARLWAGRFTEARSALSTVAESCPEPATAQVRAECLGHLALIDYLKGWPGRAERKASAALCTVGHCAQSPVPGAGLESLVLAAVAADRDELDRAEALLVTAVDAGGPSSDPVTRAAQAIVTGRILLARGKTQDALEAADRAVAAEVPSPWAQAHAALLASAAHLAEGRPDLAAKLLEEEPGDEPVCLVGAAQAELAAGRTDPALELLDRLRPQRGLGPAMTVRAALVRAQVAGGSGDRATQRRLVAQALREARREGLRRPLLDAGPWLRPLLTTMPLRALAEGWLIPGPPPSGTPVPSAEQPPLPMVDELSARERDVLRRLAEMMSTEEIAADLYVSVNTVKTHLKSAYRKLAVNRRYDAVHRARDLGLL; from the coding sequence ATGGCCGTGCTGGACGACAACGGACCGGATCCGACCGCGGAGCGTGCCGATCCCCGAGGAGATCCGTTTCTGTGGACGGAGTTCGCCATACCGGACCTTCCTGCTTCGTTCGTTCGCCGTGATCGGCTGGTCAGGCACCTCGACGAGGCCCTTCACACACCGTTGACCGTGGTCGACGGGGCGGCGGGAGCAGGCAAGACACTGCTGGTAGCCGACTGGGCATCGGCCTGTGAGGGGAGCGTCGCCTGGCTCACCGCGCAGGTGACGGTCAAGGGATGCGGAACGTTCTGGGCGTACCTCCTCCAAGCTCTGCGCCGTGCCGGGGTGGCACTGTCCACCGGGATCGGAAAACCCACCGAGGCCGACCGCGTAGACGAGGGCCTTCTCACCCGTCTCGCCGCAGAACTGAGCCGTCGGGACCGGCCCGTGATCCTGGTGATCGACGAGTACGACCGCGTCACCGGCCCGGAGATCGCGGACCAGCTGGAATTCCTGCTGCGCCACACGGCCCAGGGCATGCGCCTGGTGCTGGTCACCCGCACCGAGCCGCTGCTCTCCCTGCACCGCCACCGTGCAGCGGGAGCCATCACCGAGATCAGGAACAGCGAGCTAGCCTTCACCACCCGCGAGGCGGCCGACCTTCTGGAACGGCACGGCCTGAGCCTCCCGGCCGACGAGGTGAGCGCCCTGGTGGAGCGCACCCGGGGCTGGGCGGCCGGACTGCGGCTGAGCGCGCTGGCCGCCCGGACGGAGACCGATCCTCGCAGGTACCTCAAGGAATTCGAGGTCGACCGCAGCACCATCGCCGATTTCCTCCTGGCCGAGGTACTCAGGCGGCAGAGCGCCGAAACGCAGGACCTGCTGTTGCGGATCAGCATCCTGGACCGCTTCTGCGCCGCACTGGCCGATGAGCTCACCGGACGCTGCGACGCCGAACTCCTCCTGGCCGACTTGCACCGCGAGAATGCCTTCATCGAGCACCTCGGGCACGGCTGGTTCCGTCTCCATCCCCTGTTCCGGGAGATCCTCCGCGCCCACCTGCGGGTGCGTTCGCCCGGACTGGAAGCCGAACTCCACCGCCGTGCGGCGCACTGGATGCGGCCCACGGGTCCGCTCGCCGAGACGCTCGACCACGCCGCGGCGGCCGACGACTGGGAGTGCGCCACCGGAGCACTCATCGGTGATCTCGCCATCGGGGAGCTCTTCACCGGCCTGCACGCCGGGACTCTGTCCGAACTCTTCTCCCGGATGGGCCCCGAGCCCAGAAGCCCTGCCACCCATCTCGTCCGCGCCGCCCGTGAACTGCACCAGTGCCATGTGGAGCGTGGCCTGGCCCGGCTGGAGGAGGCCGGACGAGCCCTGGCCGGGGACGTCCTCGACGACGCCGACCCCGAGCCGGCCGCGACCCGGCTGACCCAGGCCTTCCTGGAAGCCCTGGCGGCGCGGCTGACCGGATCGCCGGGGCGGGCGGAGACGGCCGCGCAGGCCGTCGAGGAGCTGCGGCACGAGGTACCCGGGCGGCTTCTGGACGAGCATCCGGAGCTCACCGCCCTCCTGTCCGCCCATCTCGGCTCGGCACGGCTGTGGGCAGGCCGCTTCACGGAGGCACGATCCGCCTTGAGTACGGTGGCCGAGTCCTGCCCGGAGCCTGCGACAGCGCAGGTGCGTGCCGAGTGCCTGGGGCATCTGGCCCTGATCGACTACCTGAAGGGCTGGCCTGGCCGGGCTGAGCGCAAGGCTTCGGCCGCGCTGTGTACGGTCGGCCACTGCGCCCAGTCCCCGGTACCCGGGGCGGGACTGGAGTCGCTGGTCCTGGCTGCGGTGGCCGCGGACCGCGATGAGCTCGACCGGGCCGAGGCACTCCTCGTGACCGCCGTGGACGCTGGAGGGCCGTCGTCGGACCCGGTGACGCGAGCCGCACAGGCGATCGTCACCGGGCGGATCCTGCTGGCCCGGGGCAAGACGCAGGACGCACTCGAGGCGGCCGACCGGGCAGTGGCCGCCGAGGTGCCGTCGCCCTGGGCCCAGGCGCACGCGGCGCTGCTGGCCTCCGCCGCACATCTTGCCGAGGGCCGGCCGGACCTGGCGGCCAAGCTGTTGGAGGAGGAGCCCGGAGACGAACCGGTGTGTCTGGTGGGAGCCGCACAGGCGGAACTGGCCGCGGGCCGGACCGATCCGGCGCTCGAACTACTCGACCGGCTACGGCCCCAGCGCGGTCTCGGTCCTGCCATGACCGTGCGGGCCGCGCTGGTCAGGGCGCAGGTGGCGGGCGGAAGTGGAGACCGGGCCACGCAACGCCGACTCGTGGCCCAAGCACTTCGCGAGGCTCGGCGCGAGGGGCTGCGCCGCCCCCTCCTTGACGCCGGGCCGTGGCTGCGGCCGCTGCTGACCACCATGCCGCTGCGCGCACTGGCCGAGGGCTGGCTCATACCCGGCCCGCCGCCCTCCGGTACCCCGGTCCCGTCCGCGGAGCAACCGCCGTTGCCGATGGTGGACGAGCTGAGCGCCCGCGAGCGAGACGTTCTGCGACGGCTCGCCGAGATGATGTCGACGGAGGAGATCGCCGCCGATCTCTACGTCTCGGTCAACACGGTCAAGACCCATCTCAAGAGCGCCTACCGGAAACTGGCCGTGAACCGGCGTTACGACGCGGTACACCGTGCCCGCGACCTCGGACTGCTGTGA
- a CDS encoding Hsp20/alpha crystallin family protein, with product MMSGMIERLPGWPALPDLFGWVETGFPGGHTVPGTHPIRIEEHLGDSTYVLRAELPGVDPAKDVEISVTEGVLVLRAQRTSQTAAEHRTEFRYGTFLRSVRLPAGAKGEEATAEYKDGVLTITVPVPEEKTDTRTIPVRHV from the coding sequence ATGATGAGCGGAATGATCGAACGCCTGCCCGGTTGGCCCGCGCTTCCGGACCTGTTCGGCTGGGTGGAGACCGGTTTTCCCGGTGGACACACGGTGCCCGGCACCCACCCGATCCGGATCGAGGAGCACTTGGGTGACAGCACCTACGTGCTGCGGGCCGAGCTCCCGGGCGTCGACCCTGCGAAGGACGTCGAGATCAGCGTCACGGAGGGTGTCCTGGTGCTGCGTGCGCAGCGGACCTCACAGACCGCCGCAGAGCACCGCACCGAGTTCCGCTACGGCACGTTCCTACGCTCCGTCAGGCTGCCGGCCGGGGCGAAGGGCGAGGAAGCGACCGCCGAGTACAAGGACGGTGTGTTGACGATCACGGTTCCGGTTCCGGAGGAGAAGACGGACACCAGGACCATCCCCGTGCGCCACGTCTGA
- a CDS encoding universal stress protein produces the protein MVRNVVAGIDGSPEGLAAAHWAAQEALRRGAALSLVHVWHRTVRPAPSIPPENTEHAWAERLLRETADSIRAAHPTLAIAVRLTCDAPVSALLAAAREADLLVLGSLGLGRVAGFVTGSVSQRVVGRASCPVVLVRAGRAAADEHLPAVDGVAPEEIPETPYRAVVLGLDVTQPCDDLISFAFDAAHRRGSELRVIHVFQEPPSDAALPALTGPELLAAEERTVVAALRPWCEKYPDVSVTETVLEGRAAPELVRAAAGAGLVVVGRRTGGGRLGARTGPIAHAVLHHAGCPVAVVPHA, from the coding sequence ATGGTTCGCAACGTCGTGGCGGGAATCGACGGCTCGCCGGAAGGCCTCGCGGCCGCGCATTGGGCTGCCCAGGAGGCCTTGCGCCGGGGGGCTGCGCTGAGCCTTGTGCACGTGTGGCACCGGACTGTGCGCCCGGCGCCGTCCATCCCCCCGGAGAACACCGAGCACGCCTGGGCCGAGCGCCTCCTCCGGGAGACAGCCGACAGCATCCGGGCCGCGCACCCCACGCTGGCGATCGCCGTCCGTCTGACGTGCGACGCTCCGGTCTCCGCACTGCTCGCCGCCGCCCGAGAGGCGGATCTGCTGGTGCTCGGGTCGCTGGGGCTCGGCAGGGTAGCCGGATTCGTCACCGGCTCGGTGTCCCAGCGCGTGGTGGGTCGGGCTTCCTGCCCCGTGGTCCTGGTGCGGGCCGGGCGCGCCGCCGCTGACGAGCACCTGCCGGCCGTGGACGGTGTGGCCCCCGAGGAGATCCCCGAGACCCCCTACCGCGCCGTGGTCCTCGGCCTGGATGTCACCCAGCCCTGCGACGACCTGATCTCCTTCGCGTTCGACGCCGCCCACCGCCGTGGGAGCGAGTTGCGCGTGATCCACGTCTTCCAGGAGCCGCCATCCGACGCCGCTCTGCCCGCCCTCACCGGCCCGGAGCTGCTTGCCGCCGAGGAGCGGACCGTGGTCGCGGCACTGCGTCCGTGGTGCGAGAAGTACCCGGATGTCTCCGTGACGGAGACCGTTCTGGAGGGCCGTGCGGCCCCGGAGCTGGTGCGCGCCGCCGCCGGCGCCGGTCTCGTGGTGGTGGGCCGCAGGACCGGCGGAGGCCGGCTCGGTGCCCGCACCGGTCCCATCGCCCACGCCGTCCTGCACCACGCAGGCTGTCCCGTGGCCGTCGTCCCGCACGCCTGA
- a CDS encoding CBS domain-containing protein, translating into MKPTRVGAVMIHDVVTAEYGAPFKDVVRLLGEHRISGLPVVDEDGKVLGVISETDLMLHQVTEHEPESWIGRLRQLRHESREDAAKGRARTAGGLMTAPAVTVRADATVAEAARLMATHRIERLPVVDEEDRLVGIVTRHDLLRVFLRSDEEICSAVQEEVLGETLWLAPHTVEVSVTKGVVTLTGQLERRSEIPVALGMTSRLDGVVDVVDRLSYRLDDRRLQPTEQALHGVADDWLRRL; encoded by the coding sequence ATGAAACCGACCAGGGTTGGCGCCGTGATGATCCATGACGTCGTAACCGCCGAATACGGCGCTCCCTTCAAGGACGTCGTACGTCTGCTCGGCGAGCACCGCATCAGCGGGCTGCCGGTGGTGGACGAGGACGGCAAGGTACTCGGGGTGATCTCCGAGACTGACCTGATGCTCCACCAGGTGACCGAGCACGAGCCGGAATCGTGGATCGGCCGGCTGCGGCAGCTGCGGCACGAATCCCGCGAGGACGCCGCCAAGGGCCGTGCGCGCACAGCCGGCGGCCTGATGACGGCACCCGCCGTCACCGTTCGCGCGGACGCCACGGTGGCCGAGGCCGCCCGGCTCATGGCGACACACCGGATCGAGCGGCTCCCCGTGGTGGACGAGGAGGACCGTCTCGTCGGCATCGTCACCCGGCATGATCTGCTGCGGGTCTTCCTGCGCAGCGACGAGGAGATCTGCAGCGCGGTGCAGGAGGAGGTGCTCGGGGAGACGCTGTGGCTGGCGCCGCACACCGTCGAGGTCAGCGTCACGAAGGGCGTGGTGACACTGACCGGCCAGTTGGAGCGGCGCAGCGAGATACCCGTCGCGCTGGGCATGACCAGCCGACTGGACGGTGTCGTCGACGTGGTGGACCGGTTGTCGTACCGGCTCGACGACCGGCGTCTGCAGCCGACGGAGCAGGCGCTGCACGGAGTGGCCGACGACTGGCTGCGCAGGCTGTGA
- a CDS encoding helix-turn-helix domain-containing protein, producing the protein MAERRTPEQATPGAAGPPQGDLGRRIERRRRELGLTREETAFRAGMAPSYLAHLEEHSTAAPDSGTLLRLAGALRTSPTELGGGHVDLPSGIGQAARTPRLSELSEQECLRLLSTHGVGRLAVSAEDAPVVVPLNYSVVDDAIVFRTQPDSVSTQGVGREVAFEVDRVDDALSQGWSVLVRGPAERVTDPDEVRHLAERAYSTPWAGGERDVWMRIRIGTVTGRRIDVW; encoded by the coding sequence ATGGCCGAACGGAGAACGCCGGAACAGGCGACGCCGGGAGCGGCGGGCCCCCCGCAGGGCGACCTCGGGCGCCGTATCGAGCGGCGGCGCAGGGAACTGGGCCTCACCAGAGAGGAGACGGCCTTCCGTGCGGGCATGGCCCCCAGCTATCTCGCGCACCTGGAGGAGCACAGCACCGCCGCGCCCGACTCGGGCACTCTGCTCAGGCTGGCCGGGGCGTTGCGCACCAGCCCCACCGAACTCGGCGGCGGCCATGTCGACCTGCCGTCCGGCATCGGGCAGGCCGCCCGGACACCGCGGTTGAGCGAACTGAGCGAGCAGGAATGCCTCCGGCTGCTGTCGACGCACGGTGTGGGCAGGCTGGCGGTCTCCGCTGAGGACGCGCCCGTCGTGGTCCCCCTCAACTACAGCGTCGTCGACGACGCGATCGTCTTCCGGACCCAGCCCGATTCGGTGTCCACGCAGGGCGTCGGCCGTGAGGTGGCCTTCGAAGTGGATCGGGTGGACGACGCTTTGAGTCAGGGCTGGAGCGTCCTGGTACGCGGACCCGCGGAGCGAGTGACCGACCCCGACGAGGTACGCCACCTCGCTGAGCGTGCGTACAGCACGCCGTGGGCGGGCGGGGAGCGTGATGTCTGGATGCGCATCCGGATCGGCACCGTCACGGGCCGCCGGATCGATGTGTGGTGA